The nucleotide sequence CCTCAGCGGCGACAACATCATTGCGGCTTGATGCGAAAAGTCGAAGTCATACAGGAAAGAAATTGCTGATGAATGGTCCGAAAGTTTGCAGAGGAATGCTTGCGCAGATTGCGGTAGGAACGGACGATCCTCGGACGCTTTTCCTTTCATTTCCGATGGATCAACCACGATGAATCTAAAGATCGAAAGAAATCGATTGGGATCGGTGCGACTTCGCGTTAACGCCATGACGGAATTGTGAATCAAGTTTTCTCGCGATAGCATGCCTTCCGGTCCTTTGACGACATTCCTGGAACCAGTCCACGGTGCCTGCCCCCGGAGTCCCAAATGGGTTTCATTGATATCTCACAGTTTCCTGCCATCGAACCGGTACCCGGATGTCGCATGCGAACTCCGTTCGGCGAAAACATGATGCTGTCATATCTGGAAATGGAGGACGGGGCAGAAGTTCCGCTGCACTCACACCCCCACGAACAGGGGGGAATGCTGATCCGGGGAACCATGCAGTTGACGATTGGGGACGAGACTCGAATTTGCGAAGCAGGATCAATGTTCCTGATCCCGCCGAATGTTCCCCACCGCGCGGTGGCCGTTAATGGTCCGTGTCTGGTGATGGACGTTTTCAGCCCCGTCCGCGAAGACTACGCCGCTTTGGCCAATCACTACATCCCGCCGCTTGACTCAGGCGCTGAAAAGCCCGCCGGCAACCAGTAATCTGTCGGCCTGAAATCAGCGCAAGCAGGAAGTTGAACCCCGACCAACCGAACTTCATTGTCTCGCCAGGGTTTTGTTGGTGTTAATCGGCCACACGCTGCGCGCGAACGGGGGACAGACGAAGCCCCCCTCGCCGTTACCGCAATTCGCCCTCATGAATGACCTTCGGGTGCCGAGTGACCGACCGGGTCCGCACCCGTGTCCTCCAGTTCCAGCCCTGGCGAAGACTCACGAGATTCGCGGTCCACGTAGCTTTCGAGCCACTCCGCTGCGGGAGGGGAATAAGGGCGAAGCTTCTCAAGCGTTCCCAGGTCACCGCGATACAGCAACGCTCGGTTTTCTCCCAGTCTTCCCGCCAGCGGGCTATCGACAAGGCTGGCGGAATCATTCGCGTTCATCGAAAAGAGAATCCGGTGTTCGAATCGGTTCATCTGGTCGCGTGCCAACCAGCGTTGAGCCGTTGCGTAACTATCGACCCAGGCCAGCGTGAAGATGCCGACAGAAGGTCCATCGCGCAAAATTTCGCCGAAGACCTGAGCCGAGTTCGTCGGTTTATCGCTGCTCGCCCCAAATCCGAAGTCGTCTTCTGATTTGCGTAGATCGCGGAACCGTGCCAGGTCATAAACGAACAGGAAAATGGGGGGGCCCGGTTCATCCGCCCGTCGACGCAATTCGGCCAGAATGTCAATCATGACCGTCGCTGTATCACGAGGAGACGCGATTCGCATCAGGCTGGCGTGTTCGGGAATGTTCTCGCGTTTCGCCGCAGAGTCCCTGGAAGGTGGCCGATTCCAGAGCGACACTAACTGCTGCCAGGTTTGAACAGAGGCGTTGTTCGGTAAACTTCCATCGAGCAGATGGACAGTGTGAGTATGAAGTCCGTGTCCCGCGGCCTGTGCACAAAGCGCAAGCGCACTTGCGGCCATCACCCCCAGCGCCATCGTGTCGTCCCTGCCGACGATCAGAATATTCGCCCCTTCGCGAAGCCCAAATCTCAATTCGATGGGTCCACTCATCGCAACCGAATCACCAATCCAGCAGGTCCATGGTTCCGGGATCTGCTGTCGCTCGGCCCCCAGTGCAGGGGACACCAATCGACTTTTCGCTAGCAGTCGCGTTAAACGTCGATTGGACTTGATGTCTGCAGGAACATTTCCTTCAAACACCAGCGGCGAAATGCCGCTGGTCGTGTCGTGAGGATCACGTCCCGACGCTTCGTTCGGCATATTGGCCGCTTCGCGGATCCACTTCAATCGTTGCCCACGCTCGTCTTCATCAAGCCAGACAACCTGAAATGGATGGTTTCCTTCGACCAGTCCGTTAGCGTCGTTGTAGATCGCTTCGCCCGGTCGAGTCAGCAGGCGTGCCGCTGTGTTTTCTTCACTCAGGATCAGATGCGCATCGGTTTCACTGCATTGCAAGGCGATGCGCACGGCCACTTGCCCGAGAGTGCTTCGTGCGAGGGAATATGCACCGGCCAGAGTCTGCGATCCGAGTAGCACGTGCACACCGAAGGCCCGCCCCTGTCGAATCAGCCGGTCCAGCAGCAACGACGCCTGCTGCGACAGCGCATCGTCTTCGATGAAGAACTCCTGAAACTCGTCGATCAGCAGCAACGTTCGGGGCATTACGACGTCGCGGCGCGCATCCCTGAAGGCAGCGATATCCTGAGCTCGTGCAGCACGGAACCGCTCACCCCGATCTCGTAAAAGTGCATCCAGTCGCTGCAGAACGCTCACACCAAATTCACGGTCGCTCTCGATCGCAATCACGCGAGCAGAAGGAAGCTGCTCTTCAGCGTAAACCTTGAACTCGACCCCTTTCTTGAAGTCGATCAGATAAAACTCCACCTCGGCCGGACTATAGTACAATGAAAGATTTGTGATCAGTGCGTGAAGCAGCGTCGATTTGCCCGATCCCGTTTTTCCGGCGATCAGCACATGTTGCGAAGTTCCTTTTCCCAGCCGCAAATACTGCAGTTTGGTGGCTCCGGCCCGACCAATCGGAACATCGATTCCCTTGCGGCTATCACCTTTCCAGAGTTCGCTGTCCTGCGGCGCGACTCGAGAGAAGGGAACTTCCACCCTTCGCACATCACGAGCCAGCTCTCCTGCGGATCGTACAATCTGGCCAAATACCTCTGAGGGGGGAGGCAATTCAAGGGCCAGCGGCCAGGCAGCAAGGTCACTGTCAGTCAGGCGGAATCCATCACCCTTCCACTGCAGTACGGTGGCTGATTTTTCCAGGTTTGCTAGTGAGAAGCTGCGGGGAAGCTCTTGCGACTGATCGACGCTCATCAGGATAAAGACACCGCAGCGGCGGCCCCCCTCAGCAATACTGACCAGTCGACGCAGTGCGACGTCCGTGAAGTTTGCGGGAAAATTGGCAATGACCAGCAAGCGATACGGCTCGGCAACTTCTCCCGCAAACTGGTTGTAGTCGTCGATCGTCGGAAACTCGTTCCGCAAGTAAGTTTGCAGGACCGTTTCCATATGTTCGGTCAGCTCGCCAAGTTTCTTCTCGATGTGAGCGGGCTCAGACCAGATCCGGCTCGAGACGAGCAGTTCATCGTAGTCGGCCAGATGCATGAACGCCGCAAAGTTAGCACCAAGACCGACAGGATCCAGAATCGTCAGTCGGACTTTACCCGGCGGCAACGATGTCAGGAAACGAAGGACTGTGGACTGAAGGACGCTCACCGCCGCGTCGCGACCGCTGCCCGCCCCCTTCAGCACCAGTGAAGGTTTCTCTTGTAACGGCAGCAGCAGAGGGAGGTCAAAGCGGGGCTGATCAATCGACAGGCGGGGATCGGTCGAGACTCCCCCATCGATCATGTCGAGATCCACTTCAATCCGTCCCAGACTCAGCACCGCAGGGGAGGACTCGGGTGGTGGGACCTCTCTACTGGCGAGGGACTCCCACGAAGGGCACAACGAATCTGCTTTCGTGAGTAGACCGGAACTTTGCTGTCCCAGTTTTGCGAGGTCTGTTTTCCAGGTATGGATCAATTGGAGCCAGGCCTGCTGGTAGCGATTACGCCCCTCAGCGACGCGTGAGTCAAACTCTGTCTGTAACTGACGGAAATCGGATTCACGACGAAAACGGAGGGCGTCCATGTCGAGCCGATAGGAACGCTGCGCGGCTTCCGTTTCCTTCTGCCGATATTCTTCGACTTGCCTGAGCAGCACGGGAAAGGTTGCGTTGGACTGATCGACGGCCTCCATATACTCGCGTTGCAGTTGGGTAATCCGGGTTGTCAGCTTATTGTCGGCCGCAGAAATTGCTGACTCGCGGCGTTTGGCCCGTTGATCGTTCAAATCCGCGCATTGAGCGCTGAGCGTATTCAGTTCTGACCGGCCGTCCTTGTCCCACACCGAGTAGGCGTAATGCGCATTCGCACGATGTTGGACCAGTTGCTCGTAATCCGGGTATGTGCGACGGGATGCATAGAGGTGCAGAAACAGGATCAATACCAACCCGGTCGCTGATGCAACACCTGTACAAATCCACATCCAGTCACGGTCGGTCGCCTTGAGCTTCAGAGTCACGAGTGATGGATCAACGACACCGTATAACAGGCCAAAAAGCGTGCCGGCAATCAGCAGGAACAGAAGCAGCGGAAATGGTCCTGCGAACAGGCGAGGAAGAAGTCGCGCCAGGATTCTCTGTTGGAGAGGTTCCGCCGCAGCGACCTCAGCGAGACAGGCTGACTTCATCACTTCAACTGACGACAAGGGCAGGGTGGGCGTCACCTCACCCGGATCGTTCCAGATGCGGCACCGTTGCAGAAATCGAACCACCCGGTCGTGACCGTCATCAAGTCCTTTGAGTCCTGCGGTCAACTCGTTTCCGGTCGCCGTTAACTCTCTTTCGGTCTGCTTCAGACGAACCAGAGGACTGCCATCAGAGTCTTCGTCGAGGAGCGATGAAACGAGCCATACGGCTTCGTAACGCTCTTTCTCTGCAAGTTCGGTCTCACTCGCCAGCCGATCTTCGGCACGAGTCAAGCGTGAAGAATAGTCAGATTGAATCTTGCTCGCATCCGCGTCACACCGCTGATGCAGAGTTGCCAAGTGTGACCGAAGTGACTTCTCTCGCTCCGTCTGTTCATTTTCATAAGTCTCGGTGAGCAGGTGCAAGACGTTCTGATACTGCTCTTGCTCGGATTGCGCTTCGTCTGCGTGGCGAGCTTCAATCTCCTGTTCGCATGCCAAACGGTGACTGACTCGTTCGAGCAGATTCTTCAGGAGTTGTCGTTCGTTTTCCAGACTCAGTTGGTCAGACAAAGTAATCGGCCCGAGTAACGATCGTTCAGCACTTGGAGACAGGACACTTTTCATTGCACACGAAATCCCCACGAACATGGTAATCGGGCGCGCAGAAAAGTGTTATCGCACAACCCCCTGTGCGAGTCCTGTCATCACATTACACCGTGCGTCTTCCCAGACCAATCGTTCAGGCTTGGGAAGGAAGAGCACAAACGAACAGAGCCCCAAAAGGGCTCTGTTCTCGGATCGTCAGTTCGGTACAGTCTCTTCTGTCTTCGGCTCTGGGAACCCTCCTGCACCTTCGGGTTCTTTTCCAGGCAAGGGGGCCTCTGGCAGCCTTCGGTCCTCGTCTGGTGCTCCAGTGCCCCGTCCGCCATTTTGGGGACGTTGCCGCGGAGGTGGCCCGAATTCGTCCCTCTCGGGTCTGCGTCCGGGAGGCCCTTCACGATCGGGAGGACCGCGTCGCCCTCTCGGACCACCCGGTCCTTCTGGCCCTCCAGGGCCGCGTGGTGGGCCCGGAGGTGGCCCCATTATGCCGTCCATACCACGCGGTCCATGATGATTGAATTCGTGGAACTGCTCGAGTTGATCAACGGTCAGTATTTCCGACAGCTTTCGATCGACATTGCGCTGAAGGTTTTCAATCCGACGTTTCTGAAGGGGGGAAAGCTTCAGAGAATCCTGAATCGGCTCAGGCATAATCTGGCCGATTGGGAGGGGTCCACGAAATCCGGGTCCGAAGCGCATACCTGGCCCAAACGGAGGACGGGGACCTGGCCCGCCACCGGGGCCTCCCGGTCCACGCCTTCCGGGCCCCCCGGCTTCTGGCCAGCCGCCGGGAGGTCCGTCCCAAGCGGGACTGTTGTCTCGGAGAGTCTCAGCCTCCTTCGTCAGGTAAGTCGTCAATTCCTCTCGCGTGAGCTTCCCATCCTTGTCGGCATCAGCACTTTCAAATAGTGCTACCAGTCGAGTGTCAGTCACTTCTTCCTTGATCAGTTCCCCGTCTTTGTTCGCGTCAAACGTCATCATACGCTCGACCGAACTTTGGATACCGATCGGACGTCCACGATCACGTTCCCGGGCACGGCCGGGTGGCCCACCAGGGAATCCACCACCCGGAGGTCCACCGGGGGGCTGCGCTAACGCATTCGTCGCCATCCAGGCTGCACCTGCGATGGACCCAACCAGACAGAGCGCAATCAATACTCGCATTGGAAAACCTCTTTATCAGAGCAATGTTCGGTGCCGTTTCTAGACTGCTGAACGTTTCTCGACAGATGCTCCTGCCTTCCCATCGACGGCTGACGGATCGCAAATCGGTGTTGTCAAGAACGATAAGTTCACCCGACGATCGGGAACCGTATGGAACTCCGTCGGCGGCAAATTACCGGAGTCTGGCGTTATCATCGGGAGTACGACCAATGACAATGTCAAAGACAGCCGAAAGTTCTCCGATCGTGGATTCCTTGATCGGCTTGAAATCTGTCATGAGCAACTCGCGGTCAATGAGATCGCGAGTCCCATTAAAGACACCGTCGCGGACATTTCCTTCGTGACCTCGGATCATCAGTTGAGTCGTCAGAAGCTCTCGATCACCCTGCTTGATTTTGATGTGAATATGCGGAGCAGGTCGGCCGGGATAAGGAACGGGCTTGATTGTGCGGAATCGATACTCGCCGGTTGACCCCGTGGTGAAGCGACCGAACCCCTGGAAGTGCTTGTCCTGCGTACTCTTCTTGGGTGTGCTGTCTGCCGAATGCAGATAGACCGCGTTGGCATCGCATTGCCAGATCTCAATGGTTGCGTCCTTAAGAGGCGCCCCATTCGTGTCGAGGATGCGGCCGGTTAGATGCGTGATTTCACCGACGGCGGGGGTGACGCTGTCGTTGATAATCAGCAGATCATTATCCTGATCGAGCGGCAGCTTGTCCGGGTAGAAAGGCCCTTCAGTCAGAGCAGGGGTCTGGAACAACTGCTCGGCGAAAAGCCCGGGTGTTGTGAAAAGGGCCGAGCCGAAGGCAACGTTACGAAGAAAGCCTCGTCGAGAACGGATCGAAGACCATTGAGACATGAGCAACCTTTCAGCGGATTGACTT is from Schlesneria sp. DSM 10557 and encodes:
- a CDS encoding cupin domain-containing protein, with product MGFIDISQFPAIEPVPGCRMRTPFGENMMLSYLEMEDGAEVPLHSHPHEQGGMLIRGTMQLTIGDETRICEAGSMFLIPPNVPHRAVAVNGPCLVMDVFSPVREDYAALANHYIPPLDSGAEKPAGNQ
- a CDS encoding intradiol ring-cleavage dioxygenase, translating into MSQWSSIRSRRGFLRNVAFGSALFTTPGLFAEQLFQTPALTEGPFYPDKLPLDQDNDLLIINDSVTPAVGEITHLTGRILDTNGAPLKDATIEIWQCDANAVYLHSADSTPKKSTQDKHFQGFGRFTTGSTGEYRFRTIKPVPYPGRPAPHIHIKIKQGDRELLTTQLMIRGHEGNVRDGVFNGTRDLIDRELLMTDFKPIKESTIGELSAVFDIVIGRTPDDNARLR
- a CDS encoding FtsK/SpoIIIE domain-containing protein — encoded protein: MKSVLSPSAERSLLGPITLSDQLSLENERQLLKNLLERVSHRLACEQEIEARHADEAQSEQEQYQNVLHLLTETYENEQTEREKSLRSHLATLHQRCDADASKIQSDYSSRLTRAEDRLASETELAEKERYEAVWLVSSLLDEDSDGSPLVRLKQTERELTATGNELTAGLKGLDDGHDRVVRFLQRCRIWNDPGEVTPTLPLSSVEVMKSACLAEVAAAEPLQQRILARLLPRLFAGPFPLLLFLLIAGTLFGLLYGVVDPSLVTLKLKATDRDWMWICTGVASATGLVLILFLHLYASRRTYPDYEQLVQHRANAHYAYSVWDKDGRSELNTLSAQCADLNDQRAKRRESAISAADNKLTTRITQLQREYMEAVDQSNATFPVLLRQVEEYRQKETEAAQRSYRLDMDALRFRRESDFRQLQTEFDSRVAEGRNRYQQAWLQLIHTWKTDLAKLGQQSSGLLTKADSLCPSWESLASREVPPPESSPAVLSLGRIEVDLDMIDGGVSTDPRLSIDQPRFDLPLLLPLQEKPSLVLKGAGSGRDAAVSVLQSTVLRFLTSLPPGKVRLTILDPVGLGANFAAFMHLADYDELLVSSRIWSEPAHIEKKLGELTEHMETVLQTYLRNEFPTIDDYNQFAGEVAEPYRLLVIANFPANFTDVALRRLVSIAEGGRRCGVFILMSVDQSQELPRSFSLANLEKSATVLQWKGDGFRLTDSDLAAWPLALELPPPSEVFGQIVRSAGELARDVRRVEVPFSRVAPQDSELWKGDSRKGIDVPIGRAGATKLQYLRLGKGTSQHVLIAGKTGSGKSTLLHALITNLSLYYSPAEVEFYLIDFKKGVEFKVYAEEQLPSARVIAIESDREFGVSVLQRLDALLRDRGERFRAARAQDIAAFRDARRDVVMPRTLLLIDEFQEFFIEDDALSQQASLLLDRLIRQGRAFGVHVLLGSQTLAGAYSLARSTLGQVAVRIALQCSETDAHLILSEENTAARLLTRPGEAIYNDANGLVEGNHPFQVVWLDEDERGQRLKWIREAANMPNEASGRDPHDTTSGISPLVFEGNVPADIKSNRRLTRLLAKSRLVSPALGAERQQIPEPWTCWIGDSVAMSGPIELRFGLREGANILIVGRDDTMALGVMAASALALCAQAAGHGLHTHTVHLLDGSLPNNASVQTWQQLVSLWNRPPSRDSAAKRENIPEHASLMRIASPRDTATVMIDILAELRRRADEPGPPIFLFVYDLARFRDLRKSEDDFGFGASSDKPTNSAQVFGEILRDGPSVGIFTLAWVDSYATAQRWLARDQMNRFEHRILFSMNANDSASLVDSPLAGRLGENRALLYRGDLGTLEKLRPYSPPAAEWLESYVDRESRESSPGLELEDTGADPVGHSAPEGHS